The DNA window CGCCAGACACTGCAAAGCCCGCTCATGTTACGGCGTGGCGGCCTAATGACAAGGAGTTTTTATAGCGCCGGACATCGCAGCACGGTCGGCGAGCGCCGGGAACAGACCAATAAACGACCGCCACGCTTCGACCGCTGGTGATCTATGCCGGCTTGAAATCGAGCGCCACGCCGTTGTTGCACCAGCGCTGGCCGGTGGGTTGCTGGCCGTCATCGAACACGTGGCCCTGATGCCCGCCGCAGCGCGCGCAGTGGTATTCGGTTCGTGGCCAGAACAATCCGTAGTCCGTTTTGGTTTCCACGTGGTCCTTGATGGCGGTGTAGAAACTCGGCCACCCGGTGCCGCTCTCAAATTTCCACTGGGACTTGAACAGCGGCAACGCGCACGCGGCGCAGACGTAGATTCCCGCCCGCTTCTCGTCATTGAGACGGCTGGAGCCGGGCTGCTCGGTGGCCTCGTCGCGCAACACCTCGAATTCTTCATCCGTGAGCAGTTCGCGCCACTCCTCTTCGGACTTGTGGATTTTCTTGAAGCCGCCGGACGGTTTAACCTTGTCACCCGCGTTGATATTCAAGCCCATCGGCGCGAGCGTCACGATTGTGACACCGGCCAGAAAGCGGCGCCTGTTCATAAGTAATCCTCCAGAGGTTGTGCGCCGAATTAGACGTGGCGGCGCCGGGTTCGTTCGCCGTCCAGCGAGCACCT is part of the Gammaproteobacteria bacterium genome and encodes:
- the msrB gene encoding peptide-methionine (R)-S-oxide reductase MsrB, translated to MNRRRFLAGVTIVTLAPMGLNINAGDKVKPSGGFKKIHKSEEEWRELLTDEEFEVLRDEATEQPGSSRLNDEKRAGIYVCAACALPLFKSQWKFESGTGWPSFYTAIKDHVETKTDYGLFWPRTEYHCARCGGHQGHVFDDGQQPTGQRWCNNGVALDFKPA